ATAAACGAACCGCAGCCACACCGTTGCGGTTTTTTTATGATTAAGAAACAGCGGACATCTCCTTGCAAATTACAATGAGTTCCCGCTTTACACTCCAATCTTTTTTTTGGTGCGATCGAAAAATAAAAAAAAGGATTTCCGCTACAATCGGGGTTAGTGATAAATAATTATTCCTTCGGTTTTTTAGTTTATCCATTGCCTATGCTTGGAGTTTTCTTTTGCCACAAAGGCACGAAGAAATACAATGCAATAAAACTTTGCGTCTTAGTGCCTTTGTGGCTATTAATTTTTATCATTTCAAAACAATTTAGCCACCAAGACGCAAAGGCAATAAGAAATACAATCCATTAAAACTTTGTGCCTTAGTGCCTTAGAGTGTATTATTATTTTTGCCTTGGGTAGAAGTTTCCTCCAACCATATTTTCTATTCGGTATATATACGCCCGTGCTTTTTTGCCAGCAAACTAATTTTGTCCCTTAACTTGTCTTTCAAATATTTTTGGCTGCCCCATTTTATAACTGGAAAGTCGGCTACATCAAAAGGTAATTCGGTGTCCTCCCATGCAGTTATAATAACATCTTTTTGTAAGCCTTGTGCATATCCCAATTCGTAAAAACATTTGGTTTTGGTTCACTTATATCTGCAATTACAAATGCCGAGCGACTCATTTGTTTGAAAATTTCGGGCACTATACGTTCGGTTTGGTTGCCTTCGTTCACACGTAGGCATGTATATTTATTCTCGGTGCAAATTGTTTGAATGGAATCGTAAGCATCTTCGAGTTTTGCATCGCCCGAATACGACATGATCACCAACACCTGATTCGAAAAAATAATTCGCGCTGCTAGTGCTAGCGCATCCTGTGCAATACGTGCAGAGTCTGTAGTAATTTGGTTCAACATTTCAAAATCCGACTTATCTATGCGCATGCCATATTTCTTATCGAAATCATTAAGTTCAAGTGCGAAAATTTCGGCAGCAGCACCATCAAAATTACTTATAGGAAGAAGCGGCTTATTGCAAATTCCCGCCCAGTTAGCAGCACATTTTGTTCCGTCATTTCCTCCTACTACAAAAACCACATCAGCATTTTGTACTGTTTCAGGTTTTGGAAGACCAAGAGAAGCTAAACTTCCCCAGCTTGTGCAACGCGATTTTAAAATAGTACCAAAATCGTGAACAGGCGTGTGACCCGGCTCTACATAACTGGTAATATACTCATGTGGATTGAGTCCTTTTTCGATTAGCAATTTATTCATATTCTCCGTTAATACCTTATCCATTTCGTTGCGGCAGCCATTCAAAAGTTTATGTCCGTTTTCAACTAATTCTGCGGCAAAAGATTGTAAAAATTCGGTACATTTTGCATTGGTAGTGTCGAGTGAACCCATCACAAGAATATTCATAAATTTATTTTTTAAAGGTTAAATGATTATTAAGGGAACTGCAATATAGGAAGTATATCTGATTGAATGTAGTGTTCAATAAAGACAATAAAATTTTGCTTTGAAAAACTTTGGTTTTTGCCAATAGTTGAAGTTTTCTCCAATCGCAATCAATACAAATTAAAAATGCAACAAGCACCTAGTAGTTCAAAACTAGTGACTACTAGTAGCCAATAAGTTTCGGGTATCCAAATTTAGGTCAACCATATGGACAATAAATTGATTTTATAATCTAGACGTTAGCTTCTCTTTCAAATATTTTCCGGTATAACTTTTCTTCTCCTTTACCAGGTCTTCGGGAGTTCCGGCAAAAACAAGTTGCCCGCCTTCTTCACCACCTTCGGGGCCGAGGTCAATAATCCAGTCGGCACATTTAATTACTTCAGTGTTGTGTTCAATTATAAGGAGCGAGTTGCCTTGTCGTATCAGTGCATTAAAAGCCTCGAGTAATTTACGTATATCATGAAAGTGTAATCCTGTAGTAGGTTCATCAAAAATAAAAAGCGTATCGGTGGCACCGGTACCTTTCACCAGAAAGCTGGCAAGCTTTATACGTTGTGCTTCGCCACCACTCAATGAACTTGATGCCTGTCCTAATTTAATATAACCCAATCCAACATCCTTAAGCGGCTGAATTTTTTGCGCAATCTTTTTTTCGTAACCATTAAATTTGTCTAGCGTTTGGGTATAGGTAAAAAAATCAAGCGCTTCGTTTACCGTCATTTCAAGTATTTCATCTATACTGCGCTCACGGTACTTTACAGCCAGTACTTCATCCTTAAATCTTTTGCCATGACAAGCTTCGCACTTCAAGTGAATGTCTGCCATAAATTGCATCTCTATGGTTACCATGCCTTCGCCTTCGCAGGTTTCGCAACGACCGCCTTCTACATTAAAAGAAAAATGTGATGGCTTTAATTTTCGCATTTGCGACATAGGCAGGTCTGCATACAAAGCACGTATTTCATCATACGCTTTCATATAAGTAACGGGGTTGCTGCGCGATGATTTTCCTATCGGATTCTGATCAATCATTTCCACCCCTTTAATTTGCTGATAGGCACCATCCAGTTTATCAAAATTGCCTGTAGCTTCACTATATCCACCATGCATTTTCATAAGTGCCGGCACCACAATTTTTTTGATGAGGGTAGTTTTACCCGAACCCGAAACTCCAGTAATTACCGTCATAACATTTAGAGGAAATTTGACACGCAAATTTTTCAGGTTGTTTTCTCGCGCGCCAATTATTTCAAATGACATATTCCATTTTCTTCTTTTTTCTGGTAACGGAATCTCGAGCCGGTTAGTAAGATATTGTGCTGTGAGGCTCTCTCGCTCATCTACCAGCTCATCAAAAGTACCTTGAAAAACAAGGTGCCCTCCATCGGTGCCTGCATACGGACCTATATCTATCAACTGATCGGAATTGCGCATAATTGCTTCATCGTGTTCTACAACTATAAGTGTATTGCCAAGTTTTTTTAACGATTGCAATACGCCTATCAATCGCTCGGTATCACGTGGATGTAATCCAATGCTTGGCTCATCCAAAATATACATACTTCCAACAAGGCTGCTGCCTAAAGAGGTTGCCAAATTTATTCGTTGCGACTCGCCACCGCTTAAGGTATTGCTCAATCGGTTAAGTGTAAGGTAGCCCAATCCAACATCACTAAGGTATTGTAATCGGTTGGTAATTTCTACTAGAATTCGTTTTCCAACTTCAGCATCGTGTTTACTGAGTTTTAAAGATTTAAAAAAAACGAGACTTTTATCTACAGGCATCAATACAAGTTCGCTTATACTCGTGTCTTTTATTTTTACATAGTTGGCATCGGCACGCAAACGTGTGCCTTCACACTCGGGACAAAGCGTTTTGCCTCGATATCGTGCCAGCATTACACGGTATTGAATTTTATAAATTTGTTTTTCGAGTTCGGCAAAAAAAGTATCTAACCCATGAAAGTACTTATTACCTTTCCACAACACCTGGTATTGAGCTTTGGTAAGATCATAAATAGGTTTATGTATAGGGAAATCAAATTTGTAAGAGCTCTTTATGAGAAGATCTTTCCATGCAGACATTTTTTCTCCATTCCAGCAAACTATGCCTCCTTCATACACCGAAAGCGATTTATCAGGTATTACCAAATCGGGGTCGATGCCAATGATGTTTCCAAATCCTTCGCACCGCTTGCAGGCACCATATGGATTGTTGAATGCAAATAAATTGGTATTAGGAATTTCGAACGTCATTCCATCACGTTCAAACCGATTATTAAATTCTTTGAAGTCTTGGAGCAACCCATCCTGCAAGTTAGCAACTATGCAGCTTCCATGACCTTCGTAAAAAGTAGTGTTGGCTGAGTCACTTATACGTGCTGCCATTTCTTCACTTTCTTTATCTACTACAATACGGTCGGCAAGGATATAAAAATCTGGTCCGGTTTTTTTCTTTGGAGTGCGCGCTTTGGATGGTGCACGTGTTGCCACGTCTTCTATTTTAGCAATTTCTCCTTCCAGTACAATTCGTGTAAACCCCTTTTGCAGCAATAGTCTGAGCATGGTGGGTAATTCTTGCTTGGCACTTAGTGTAATGGGTGCAAGCAATAATACAACCGTTTCATTTTTGAGGGTGGCTATGTAATTAATTACATCTTCCAAATCATCTTTTTTTACCAATTCATTACTTATAGGCGAATATGTTTTTCCGATACGCGCATACAATAATTTGAGATAGTCATAAATTTCGGTACTGGTGCCTACGGTACTTCGGGGGTTGCGCGTGTTTACTTTTTGCTCTATGGCAATGGCAGGGGCAATGCCCTTAATGTACTCTACTTCGGGTTTATCCATCTTGCCCATAAATTGCCTTGCATACGATGATAAACTCTCAACATACCTGCGTTGCCCTTCGGCATATAGCGTATCAAATGCCAGCGAACTCTTGCCACTCCCCGATACTCCTGTTATTACCACCAACTTGTTACGAGGTATAGCCACATCTATATGCTTCAGGTTGTTTACAGCTGCACCCTTTATGATTATAAAGTGTTTAGGGTCGAGATCTTCTACTTTTTGCTTAAGCACGGTGGATTTTTTTTTTGCGGATGCAAATGTACATTTAGTTCGCACCCTGTGGTAGTTATGAAAATACAAACTGTATTTTTTATTGAAAAAAATGCACAATCAAGGATCAATGTGTTAAATCATCATTAAGATGAATCAATATAAATCACCGCCTATATCAAAACTTTAGTACTTTCGCATTTCGTTATATTTTTTTAAAAAAACATAGTTCAACATGTGCGGAATAGTAGCATACATAGGAGATAAACAGGCTTATCCCATCGTAATAAAAGGTTTGCAAAGACTTGAATACCGAGGTTATGACAGTGCAGGTGTAGCCTTGCTAAATGGCAAGCTCACTGTTTACAAAAAAGCAGGCAAAGTAAGTGACCTTGTAAAATATCTGGAAGGTAAAGATGTGCAAGGCACAGTTGGTATGGGCCATACACGTTGGGCTACCCACGGAGAGCCTAACGACCGCAACGCTCATCCTCATTTTTCCGAATCTGAAAACTTTGCAATTATTCACAACGGGATTATCGAAAACTATGAGACCATCAAAAAAGCATTGATATCAAAAGGGCACACCTTTAAGAGTGATACCGATACCGAAGTGCTTATACATCTTATTGAAGAAATATACCTGAACGAAAAAGTAACCCTTGAGCATGCAGTAAGGTCAGCCCTTACCGAAGTGGTAGGAGCGTATGCTATTGTAATTATATCGAAGCAACACACAGATTTGCTTATTGCCGCGCGCAGAGGCAGCCCTATTGTAATTGGTATTGGCGATAACGAGTTTTATGTAGCCTCAGATGCTACGCCCATTGTAGAGTATACAAAGAATGTAGTATATCTTGATGACAACGAGGTAGCCATTGTAGAAAACAGAAAACTAACTGTAAAGACCATACAAAACCAAACCAAAACTCCTTTTATACAAGAGCTCGAATTAAAATTGGAGGCAATAGAAAAAGGTGGGTACGACCATTTCATGTTGAAAGAAATTTTTGAGCAACCCAATTCAATATGGGATAGTATGCGTGGTCGCTTTGATGCCAAAACGGGTCGCTTACGATTGGGAGGTGTGTCGCAATTCGAAACAAAGTTTTTAAACGCCAAGCGAATCATCTTTGCCGCCTGCGGAACTTCATGGCATGCAGCATTGGTTGCCGAATATTTAATTGAAGACCTCGCACGCATTCCGGTCGAAGTAGAATATGCTTCGGAGTTCCGTTATCGTAATCCAATTATTTCGGAAGAAGATGTGGTGATTGCCATTTCGCAATCGGGCGAAACGGCTGATACCCTTGCTGCCATAGAACTTGCCAAGCAAAAAGGCGCAACCATATTTGGTGTTTGCAATGTGGTGGGTGCTTCTATACCTCGTGCTACACATGCCGGTGCATATACCCATGCAGGCCCCGAAATTGGTGTTGCCAGCACCAAGGCTTTCACTGCACAGGTAACAGTGCTAACGCTAATTGCTTTGCAATTAGCTACAAAAAAAGGTACGATAAGCGAATCTAAACTACGCGAATATTTATATGAGCTGGAAAGTATTCTAAAAAAATAGAAAAAGTGTTGGCGCAAAACGATGTTATCAAAGAGTTAGCGGTTAAGTTTAAGGATGCACGTAATTTTCTATACCTCGGCCGTGGTTATGGTTTCCCGGTTGCATTAGAAGGCGCATTAAAACTAAAAGAAATATCTTACATACATGCCGAAGGCTATCCGGCAGCCGAAATGAAACATGGCCCCATTGCCTTAATTGACGAGGAAATGCCGGTGGTAGTTATTGCAACAAAAAATGCCTCTTACGAGAAAGTAGTGAGCAACATACAAGAAGTAAAGGCACGCAAGGGAACTATCATTGCCATCGTTACCGAAGGTGACGATGTTGTTCGCAGGATGAGCGATTATATAATTGAAATTCCCGAAACAGATGATATACTGGTACCGTTAGTTGCCGTTGTGCCTTTGCAACTTTTAAGTTATCATATTGCTGTATTGCGAGGTTGCAATGTCGATCAGCCACGCAATTTGGCAAAGAGTGTGACAGTGGAGTAAGCATAGGTTATTCTGCCTTTCCTGCGCGCTACATGTAGCTGATTAAGTTATACACCACGATTAAAATTTGGTGGAGAACAGTTGGAAGATTTCAAGAAGAAGCATTCCCGAGTTTTGTAACCAAGATGATGTAAGTAGCTATTAACGATTTAAATTACAAAATCTGTTTTTTTCAATCAATCGTATTTTTACTCAAATCTATTTTTTCATCGCCTTTTTGATAAGGCAGGTAGGTAATTATTAATTGAAACATTTCGTCCGTTGTGCGCATGTTACCACCTACAGGTTCGCGTATTATTATGGGCGGGTTATTGGGATTATTTGGGTTTTTGTCTGTATTATCAAAACTGCCTTCTACATAAATGGTGCTACCTGCCGGAATTATTATTGGTTTTGGATATGTATAAAAATATTGCCAACGGAAATCCCATTTATTTATTCGCACAATTCGAATGGTGTCTTGTTGCGGTGTTAATGCATAAGCCCAAAAGCTTTTTCCAATAAGATGCATGTGAGGGTTAATAGTCAGGATAGAAATAGCAACCGGTACGGTTGCCTGAGTGCGGTAAGTAGTAATCTTATCTGGAGGAATAATTAAAGGAGGTTCAATTTTCGAAATGCCTAAGGTGCCCAATTGAATTTCGAGTGTGGGCCGCACCGGTTTTTCTTTTGCAAAAAACAGGTTGAAGTAAGAGCTGTCCCATTGATCGATGGTAGTAGCACCATAGTGAATGTCTCTTAATAATAGCGCTGAGTTTTTGTGTATACGCCAACCCCCAATACCATTGGGATATATCATAGTGCCCGTGCCGGGCAGGTAGTTACTTACACTTCCATACATGGTAGGGTAACTGCCATCATCAGCTAGCAAATGAAGGTTGTGTGCCGACTCCGAAATTTCGTAAGCCGTATCGCGGTCAACTATAAAGGGTGGAGCATAAAGTAAAGCAGGCTCCCTTTTATCAAAGGTAATCATATGCCCGTTCATATGATGTATAAGTTTTTTATTGCCGGCTACAAATTCTATGCAACGTATATTGGTATCGTTTTCAAGCGTAAACGGAACTTTCATCATGATAAACTTTTCGCGCTTATCTCCCTTGATCAGGAAGGGCTCGCATGGAATGCGCAAATCGGGAATGCCAATTTCGCTACTATCCGGAAACGAAGGTGCTTTTGGTGTTTTTTCTTTGTCGCCTTCGAGGGCACCATTCTCTGCCCAATCGCTTATTAGTTTTATTTCTGCATCGGTAAGGAATTTTTCATCCAAAAATTGAACATAGTTTACATCGGCAGGCCATGGCGGCATCTGTCGCGATTCCGTAGTATACTTTATCGTATGTGCTACTTTCTTGCAATCGGTATAGGACAGTAAACTCATGGGTCCTGATTGTCCCGGTCGATGGCAGCCACTACAATTTTTATAAATGATAGGAGCTATATCAACAAAGGTGGGCTTGGGCTTACAACTTTGAAGCAGTATAATAGAAATAGAAAATATCAGAAGCAGACGCATGCTGCAAAAATGCAAAGATTATTCAAATTCGATATAACATCCTTGAGGTGTTGTTTGTGAAATCGCAGGTGCTTGCCCAGCAAGCAACTGACTTAACACATTGGTTAGGTAATGTTTAGTTACTTGTTGCCGTGTTACTCCGGGCGCTAGGGCATAGTCATCTATTAATCCGGTATACAAAATTTCTCCTCGGTCAGAAGCTACCATTACCTGCGGGGTAACCCGGGCATCCATCTTTTTTATAAATGCATGAGCTTGATCTGCATAAACCTTGCAGGGTATATGGTAATCGTAAACAAACTTTTTTATAATAGCTAAGTTAACATGCGCTGCAGGTATAATCATGTTGAAATTAATTTCCTTGTTTTTAAACGTGCTATCAATAGTTTGTAAGGTAAGTGTGTAGCCAAGACAAATAGGACACTCGGGCGAAAAAAAATAA
This window of the Bacteroidota bacterium genome carries:
- a CDS encoding redoxin family protein, translated to MKNRTKLNITGFTVVILLLIICTVNLRCTNASLPETLLYDLDSTEVNSKLLFSKSVNVFYFFSPECPICLGYTLTLQTIDSTFKNKEINFNMIIPAAHVNLAIIKKFVYDYHIPCKVYADQAHAFIKKMDARVTPQVMVASDRGEILYTGLIDDYALAPGVTRQQVTKHYLTNVLSQLLAGQAPAISQTTPQGCYIEFE
- the uvrA gene encoding excinuclease ABC subunit UvrA, with amino-acid sequence MLKQKVEDLDPKHFIIIKGAAVNNLKHIDVAIPRNKLVVITGVSGSGKSSLAFDTLYAEGQRRYVESLSSYARQFMGKMDKPEVEYIKGIAPAIAIEQKVNTRNPRSTVGTSTEIYDYLKLLYARIGKTYSPISNELVKKDDLEDVINYIATLKNETVVLLLAPITLSAKQELPTMLRLLLQKGFTRIVLEGEIAKIEDVATRAPSKARTPKKKTGPDFYILADRIVVDKESEEMAARISDSANTTFYEGHGSCIVANLQDGLLQDFKEFNNRFERDGMTFEIPNTNLFAFNNPYGACKRCEGFGNIIGIDPDLVIPDKSLSVYEGGIVCWNGEKMSAWKDLLIKSSYKFDFPIHKPIYDLTKAQYQVLWKGNKYFHGLDTFFAELEKQIYKIQYRVMLARYRGKTLCPECEGTRLRADANYVKIKDTSISELVLMPVDKSLVFFKSLKLSKHDAEVGKRILVEITNRLQYLSDVGLGYLTLNRLSNTLSGGESQRINLATSLGSSLVGSMYILDEPSIGLHPRDTERLIGVLQSLKKLGNTLIVVEHDEAIMRNSDQLIDIGPYAGTDGGHLVFQGTFDELVDERESLTAQYLTNRLEIPLPEKRRKWNMSFEIIGARENNLKNLRVKFPLNVMTVITGVSGSGKTTLIKKIVVPALMKMHGGYSEATGNFDKLDGAYQQIKGVEMIDQNPIGKSSRSNPVTYMKAYDEIRALYADLPMSQMRKLKPSHFSFNVEGGRCETCEGEGMVTIEMQFMADIHLKCEACHGKRFKDEVLAVKYRERSIDEILEMTVNEALDFFTYTQTLDKFNGYEKKIAQKIQPLKDVGLGYIKLGQASSSLSGGEAQRIKLASFLVKGTGATDTLFIFDEPTTGLHFHDIRKLLEAFNALIRQGNSLLIIEHNTEVIKCADWIIDLGPEGGEEGGQLVFAGTPEDLVKEKKSYTGKYLKEKLTSRL